The sequence ACCGGCCAGTCCTGATTGGCGGCCGAAACCAGCGTGATGAAGGCGAGCACGGAGATGATTGTCGTGGGCACGACGATCCGCGTCTGGCCAAGGCGGTCGACCAGTCTTGATATCTGCGGCGCCAGGAATGCGTTGGCAAGCGCGAATGTCGCCGAGACAGCGCCCGCCAGCCAGTATTCGCCGCGCGTCTGCGACAGCATTGCCACGATGCCGATCGGCGCCATGGCGATCGGGAGGCGCGCCATGAAGCCGGCGGCTGCAAAGCCCTTGGCTCCAGGGGCGCGGAAAATTTCCGAATAGGGGTTCTGCATGGGGTTCCTCGACAAAGGACGGTTTGACAATTACATACGAAGCGTATGAGGATTAGATAGAGCATACGTCGCGTATGTCAATTGGCATACGAAGCGTATGTGAATAGGACCAGACGGAAATGCACAGACCCCGCAAGGAAATGATCGCCGAAACGCGCGCCAAGCTGATCGCCGCGGCCCGCCAGGCCTTTGGCACGATCGGATATGCCGAAGCGTCGATGGATGATTTCACGGCATCGGCCGGGCTGACGCGCGGCGCCCTCTATCACCATTTTGGCGACAAGAAAGGACTGCTGGAGGCGGTTATCGCCGAAATCGACGGCGAGATGGCGGCCCGGGTGAATGAGGTGGCGTCGAGAGCGCCGACCCGCTGGCAGCATTTCGTCGACGAATGCACGACCTATATTGAAATGGCGCTGGAGCCGGAAATCCAGCGCATCATATTCCGCGACGGTCCGGCCGTGCTGGGCGATCCGGCGCAATGGTCGAATGCCAATGCCTGCGTCGGCTCAATGACCGATCATCTGACCGCGCTGCAGCGGGAGGGGGTGGTCGTCCCGGGCGTCGACCCCGAGACCGCCGCACGGCTGATCAACGGGGCGAGCAGCCAGGCGGCGCAGCGGATCGCCAATTCGAACGACCCCGAAGCGACGTCGAAGATCGTGGTTGCAGCGTTCAAGCAACTGCTCGAGGGACTGCTCAGAAAACCAGCTTCGCAACAGAACTAAAACCCCCGTCGGGCGCTCCGCTAATCACAGCCCGCGATTGACAATCCCGGGGGTGAGCGCATCCTTCCCAGCCATCTCTGAGGGGAGATTCGGGCATGTGGGATTTCGATATCGGCAGGTCGGTGTCCATCATGATGCGGACCTGGCCTTTCATTGTCTTTCGCATGATCATCTATTTCGGCATCACGCTGGCCTATATCGTGGCGACCGGCACCGGTGCGTCGGTCGGCTATGGCGTCGGCCATATCTCCACCGATCCCGACGGGCCGATGTCCTTTGCCCTATGGGGCGGCGTGGTCGGCTTTGGCGTCGTCTCGATCGCCGTCTACTGGATCCGCGAATACATCCTCTACGTCGTCAAGGCGGGCCATATCGCCGTCATGGTCCATCTGATCGACGGCCGGGATGTTCCCGACGGCCAGAACCAGATCGCCTATGCCAGGCAGGTCGTGACCGAGCGTTTCGCCGAGGCCAACATCCTTTTCGTCGTTGACCAGTTGGTCAAGGGCGCCATCCGCGCCATCACCGGCCTGCTCGGCGGCATCGCCGCCTTCCTGCCCATTCCGGGCCTGAGCGGCCTCGTCTCCTTCATCAACACGGTGATCCGCCTGTCGCTCACCTATGTCGACGAGATCATCCTCGGCTACAACATCCGCATCAATTCGTCCTCGCCGTTCGAGACGGCCCGGCAAGGCGTCGTGCTCTACGCGCAGAACGGCAAGACCATGGTCAAGAACGCCGTCTGGCTGGCGGTCATCATGTGGGGCGTCTCATTCGTCATCTTCCTGCTGATGCTGGCCCCGGCCGCCGCTATTCTTTTCCTCATGCCAGGGCAACTCGCCGGCTGGGCTTTCGTGCTCGCCATCGTCTTTGCCTGGGCCTTCAAGGCCGCGTTCATCGAGCCCTTCGCCATCGCTTGCCTGATGCAGGTTTATTTCAAGACCATCGCCGGCCAAGTGCCTGATCCGGCCTGGGATATCAGGCTGGCCGAGGCGTCGTCGAAGTTCCGGGAGTTGAAGGACAAAGCGCTGGCCTCCTTCGGCGGCTCGCGCTGGGGCACGGCCGGCGCGACGCACTGATCGGCGGGATTCGCCTGCGCAGCAGCAACGGTGTTGAGGCGCGCCACCGCCGACTTGAGTGGCGCTTCACCTTGCCCG comes from Mesorhizobium japonicum MAFF 303099 and encodes:
- a CDS encoding TetR/AcrR family transcriptional regulator, coding for MHRPRKEMIAETRAKLIAAARQAFGTIGYAEASMDDFTASAGLTRGALYHHFGDKKGLLEAVIAEIDGEMAARVNEVASRAPTRWQHFVDECTTYIEMALEPEIQRIIFRDGPAVLGDPAQWSNANACVGSMTDHLTALQREGVVVPGVDPETAARLINGASSQAAQRIANSNDPEATSKIVVAAFKQLLEGLLRKPASQQN